A genome region from Longimicrobiales bacterium includes the following:
- the prmC gene encoding peptide chain release factor N(5)-glutamine methyltransferase codes for MTERALDVSRKAAGVLEERGFEQARLESELLLAGILGLKRLDLYLQHDRPLTENELEQYRSAVRRRLRREPVQYILGTAAFRGLDLQVDARVLIPRPETEVLAGAVLDWSRRQGRWGGVLDIGTGSGAIALSLVTEGEYERVVASDVSVDALDVARLNAARLGVADRIEFREGSLFDVVGEGERYDVIVSNPPYVAESDRGGLAAEVVTHEPGTALFAGADGLAVIGGLIAGAADRLRPGGLLALEMGAMQGPAVLDLLAKSGRYVDSRVERDLAGRDRIALAQTVGRGTHSA; via the coding sequence GTGACGGAGCGGGCGCTGGACGTCTCGCGCAAGGCCGCGGGCGTCCTCGAGGAACGCGGCTTCGAACAGGCGCGGCTCGAGTCCGAGCTGCTGCTGGCGGGCATTCTGGGACTGAAACGGCTCGACCTGTATCTTCAGCATGATCGCCCGCTGACGGAGAACGAGCTGGAGCAGTACCGCAGCGCGGTCCGCCGCCGGCTCAGGCGCGAGCCCGTGCAGTACATCCTGGGCACGGCCGCCTTCCGCGGCCTGGACCTCCAGGTAGATGCGCGCGTGCTGATCCCGCGGCCGGAGACCGAAGTGCTCGCGGGCGCGGTGCTGGACTGGTCGAGAAGGCAGGGGCGGTGGGGCGGCGTTCTCGACATCGGTACGGGATCGGGCGCCATCGCGCTCAGCCTGGTCACAGAGGGTGAGTACGAGCGGGTGGTAGCGAGCGACGTCTCAGTGGACGCGCTCGACGTGGCGCGGCTGAATGCGGCCCGACTCGGCGTGGCCGATCGGATCGAGTTCCGCGAGGGATCGCTGTTCGACGTGGTCGGTGAGGGCGAGCGCTATGACGTCATCGTGTCGAATCCGCCGTATGTGGCGGAGTCGGACCGGGGCGGTCTCGCAGCCGAGGTCGTGACGCATGAGCCGGGAACTGCGTTGTTCGCCGGCGCCGACGGTCTGGCCGTGATCGGCGGGCTCATCGCGGGCGCGGCGGACCGGCTTCGCCCGGGTGGACTGCTGGCCCTCGAGATGGGGGCGATGCAGGGGCCGGCCGTCCTGGATCTGCTTGCGAAATCGGGCAGGTACGTCGATTCGCGGGTGGAGCGCGACCTCGCCGGGCGCGACCGGATCGCGCTGGCGCAGACAGTCGGACGCGGAACCCACTCTGCATAA
- a CDS encoding YlbF family regulator, with protein MTDGMKERAQELGRLLGQSDEYKALGRARQRLTDDQDAVGAMTRLDKLEREISTALHSGQEPEESAKQEYETVFGTLQSSTSYQGLVAAQSNFDKLLQRVNEEISRGMEMGAQSRIILPS; from the coding sequence ATGACGGACGGAATGAAGGAACGCGCCCAGGAGCTGGGGCGCCTGCTCGGTCAGAGCGACGAGTACAAGGCGCTCGGGCGCGCGCGGCAGCGACTCACGGATGACCAGGACGCCGTAGGGGCGATGACGCGGCTCGACAAGCTGGAGCGGGAGATTTCCACCGCGCTCCACAGCGGCCAGGAGCCGGAGGAGAGCGCGAAACAGGAGTACGAGACCGTATTCGGCACGCTGCAGTCGTCGACTTCCTATCAGGGGCTGGTGGCCGCGCAGTCGAATTTTGACAAGCTGCTGCAGCGGGTGAACGAGGAGATCTCGCGCGGTATGGAGATGGGCGCGCAGTCACGCATTATCCTGCCGTCCTGA